From Barrientosiimonas humi, a single genomic window includes:
- a CDS encoding iron-containing alcohol dehydrogenase — translation MTDARVLRPAADSGPAPSPLVKFQAPEIVFGPGALAEAGYAARRLGARRPLVVTDPGIVEAGWADLLLGHLRAAHLEPVLVTEVTPNPKEVEVAAAWTTYAERGCDVVVGIGGGSVMDAAKGVAILAGNGGSILDYRGVDQVAERIPPMLMIPTTSGTGADVSQFCIVTDTTRHVKVTIMGRALVPDISLTDPRLLMTMPEWLGAATGLDALTHGIEAFVSRAHNPLADVHALNAIGLVDRHLVQTMSDPDDVEARSGMAQASLDAGLAFTNAILGATHAMSHQVGGLLDAPHGVINGILLPHVIRYNAETDPSRFVDVATRFGIKTDGVPSDVVADALAERVRILADQVGVPRSLRELGLDESHLAVLSRNSLDDACLTTNPRASDAADIERIFRAAL, via the coding sequence ATGACCGACGCGCGAGTGCTGCGCCCCGCGGCCGACAGCGGCCCGGCGCCCTCGCCCCTGGTGAAGTTCCAGGCCCCCGAGATCGTGTTCGGTCCGGGCGCGCTCGCCGAGGCCGGCTACGCCGCGCGGCGGCTCGGGGCCCGCCGCCCGCTCGTGGTCACCGACCCCGGCATCGTCGAGGCCGGCTGGGCCGACCTGCTGCTGGGGCACCTGCGCGCCGCCCACCTCGAGCCGGTGCTGGTGACCGAGGTGACCCCCAACCCCAAGGAGGTCGAGGTCGCCGCGGCCTGGACGACGTACGCCGAGCGCGGCTGCGACGTCGTCGTCGGCATCGGCGGTGGCTCGGTGATGGACGCCGCCAAGGGCGTCGCGATCCTCGCGGGCAACGGCGGGTCGATCCTGGACTACCGCGGCGTCGACCAGGTGGCCGAGCGGATCCCGCCGATGCTGATGATCCCGACGACCTCCGGCACCGGCGCCGACGTCAGCCAGTTCTGCATCGTCACCGACACCACGCGCCACGTGAAGGTCACGATCATGGGCCGGGCGCTGGTGCCCGACATCTCGCTCACCGACCCGCGGCTGCTCATGACGATGCCGGAGTGGCTCGGCGCCGCGACCGGCCTCGACGCGCTGACCCACGGCATCGAGGCGTTCGTCTCGCGCGCGCACAACCCGCTGGCCGACGTGCACGCGCTCAACGCGATCGGCCTGGTCGACCGCCACCTCGTGCAGACCATGTCCGACCCCGACGACGTCGAGGCCCGCAGCGGCATGGCGCAGGCGAGCCTCGACGCCGGCCTGGCGTTCACCAACGCGATCCTCGGGGCCACCCACGCGATGAGCCACCAGGTCGGCGGGCTCCTCGACGCCCCGCACGGCGTCATCAACGGGATCCTGCTGCCGCACGTGATCCGCTACAACGCCGAGACCGACCCGTCCCGATTCGTCGACGTGGCAACGCGATTCGGGATCAAGACCGACGGCGTCCCCTCCGACGTCGTGGCCGACGCGCTGGCCGAGCGAGTGCGCATCCTCGCCGACCAGGTCGGGGTGCCGCGGTCGCTGCGCGAGCTGGGTCTCGACGAGAGCCACCTGGCGGTGCTGTCCCGCAACTCGCTCGACGACGCGTGCCTCACCACCAACCCGCGCGCGTCCGACGCCGCCGACATCGAACGCATCTTCCGGGCCGCGCTGTGA
- a CDS encoding DUF4242 domain-containing protein: MGRYVIERGLPGAGQLSDEQIHDISAKSNEVLSGMQGISWVESYVTDDKIYCVYDAEDPDQIREHAQRGGFPADAISEVRRTIDPSTGA, from the coding sequence ATGGGCCGTTATGTCATCGAGCGCGGGCTCCCCGGCGCGGGGCAGCTGAGCGACGAGCAGATCCACGACATCAGCGCCAAGTCCAACGAGGTGCTGTCGGGCATGCAGGGCATCTCGTGGGTGGAGAGCTACGTCACCGACGACAAGATCTACTGCGTCTACGACGCCGAGGACCCCGACCAGATCCGCGAGCACGCGCAGCGCGGCGGCTTCCCGGCCGACGCGATCAGCGAGGTACGCCGCACGATCGACCCGAGCACCGGCGCCTGA
- a CDS encoding MadR family response regulator transcription factor, producing MTPTSTTRRHPEGETIRVMLVDDHAIVRQGLRSILERDDHIAVVAEASSRGECVTVLDRTEPDVVLLDLKLSTSSDTEGLDLAREIAERHPQVAVLVLTTFLDEALVLEAVRAGAKGYVVKDVDTDALMRAIHDVSRGESAFDARSAAAMVRGMQRPAPEPTQELSPREQEVLSLLARGMSNREIGRKLFVSETTAKFHVGNILRKLGVSSRAEAVYAASKQQLI from the coding sequence ATGACCCCGACCAGCACCACGCGCCGGCACCCCGAGGGCGAGACGATCCGGGTGATGCTCGTCGACGACCACGCGATCGTGCGGCAGGGGCTGCGCTCCATCCTCGAGCGCGACGACCACATCGCCGTCGTGGCCGAGGCGTCCTCGCGCGGCGAGTGCGTCACGGTGCTCGACCGCACCGAGCCCGACGTGGTCCTGCTCGACCTGAAGCTGTCGACCTCGAGCGACACCGAGGGCCTCGACCTCGCGCGCGAGATCGCCGAGCGGCACCCGCAGGTCGCCGTGCTGGTGCTCACCACCTTCCTCGACGAGGCGCTGGTGCTCGAGGCGGTGCGGGCGGGCGCCAAGGGCTACGTCGTCAAGGACGTCGACACCGACGCGCTCATGCGGGCGATCCACGACGTGAGCCGGGGCGAGTCGGCGTTCGACGCGCGCAGCGCCGCCGCCATGGTGCGCGGCATGCAGCGCCCCGCCCCCGAACCCACACAGGAGCTGTCGCCGCGCGAGCAGGAGGTGCTCAGCCTGCTCGCCCGCGGCATGTCCAACCGCGAGATCGGCCGCAAGCTGTTCGTCAGCGAGACCACCGCGAAGTTCCACGTCGGCAACATCCTGCGCAAGCTCGGGGTGTCCAGCCGCGCCGAGGCGGTCTACGCCGCCAGCAAGCAGCAGCTGATCTGA
- a CDS encoding MadS family sensor histidine kinase produces the protein MTDPAAGPDLAHDLSRLTGVRSGKNSYYPAFVRSTERMQQTVRAMDRISRAVVRTVEGPRGLLEEVARAAAGHVHAEWAVLALSDGHLQGARPRFVAVGPDGETRSDADELPEGVRLELAAVRSGYAAPTARDDGWVRVAMHLEGRQVGALSTRHGLTHEPEPEDLAVLRILANQAAVSLHTSEQYQAGVTLHRRAQRLKREAQAQARDLAVRTEQLQRSEQRLAVALQRELVDDERHRIARELHDSVTQYVLSAGMALELARGEAAARELTALADQLTEAKTLTQTAVQQLRSAIYALAQEHSGVATSLEELINQVAANHRSHLHIRVVAEGRVTDVGEGVRHELARSVGEALFNVAAHARASKVVVRLRYRPEALTVSVADDGRGDPTELRRMLRLERKDVGDGRHRGLVNMADRMAALGGSLAFRRARLGGIRVVLHLPLPVPETPTTPTITAEAR, from the coding sequence GTGACCGACCCGGCCGCCGGACCCGACCTCGCGCACGACCTGTCCCGGCTCACCGGGGTGCGCTCGGGCAAGAACTCCTACTACCCCGCCTTCGTCCGCTCGACCGAGCGGATGCAGCAGACCGTGCGGGCGATGGACCGCATCTCGCGGGCGGTGGTGCGCACGGTCGAGGGGCCGCGCGGCCTGCTCGAGGAGGTCGCGCGGGCCGCGGCCGGCCACGTGCACGCCGAGTGGGCCGTGCTCGCCCTCTCCGACGGGCACCTGCAGGGCGCACGCCCCCGCTTCGTCGCGGTCGGGCCCGACGGCGAGACGCGCAGCGACGCGGACGAGCTGCCCGAGGGCGTACGGCTGGAGCTGGCTGCGGTGCGCTCGGGCTATGCCGCGCCCACCGCCCGCGACGACGGGTGGGTGCGGGTCGCGATGCACCTGGAGGGCCGCCAGGTCGGGGCGCTGTCGACCCGCCACGGGCTCACCCACGAGCCGGAGCCCGAGGACCTCGCGGTGCTGCGCATCCTCGCCAACCAGGCGGCGGTGTCGCTGCACACCAGCGAGCAGTACCAGGCGGGCGTCACGCTGCACCGGCGCGCGCAGCGGCTCAAGCGCGAGGCGCAGGCGCAGGCGCGCGACCTCGCGGTGCGCACCGAGCAGCTGCAGCGCTCCGAGCAGCGCCTGGCGGTCGCGCTGCAGCGGGAGCTGGTCGACGACGAGCGGCACCGGATCGCCCGCGAGCTGCACGACAGCGTCACGCAGTACGTCCTGTCCGCCGGCATGGCGCTCGAGCTCGCCCGGGGCGAGGCGGCCGCCCGCGAGCTCACCGCGCTCGCCGACCAGCTGACCGAGGCCAAGACGCTCACCCAGACCGCCGTGCAGCAGCTGCGGTCGGCGATCTACGCCCTCGCCCAGGAGCACTCCGGCGTCGCCACGTCGCTCGAGGAGCTGATCAACCAGGTCGCCGCGAACCACCGGTCGCACCTGCACATCCGCGTGGTCGCCGAGGGCCGGGTCACCGACGTCGGCGAGGGCGTACGCCACGAGCTGGCTCGGTCGGTCGGCGAGGCGCTGTTCAACGTCGCCGCCCACGCACGCGCGTCGAAGGTGGTCGTGCGGCTGCGATACCGCCCCGAGGCGCTCACCGTCTCGGTCGCCGACGACGGCCGAGGCGACCCCACCGAGCTGCGCCGGATGCTGCGGCTGGAGCGCAAGGACGTCGGCGACGGCCGGCACCGCGGCCTGGTCAACATGGCCGACCGGATGGCTGCGCTCGGCGGCTCGCTCGCGTTCCGCCGAGCCCGGCTCGGCGGCATCCGGGTCGTGCTGCACCTGCCGCTGCCCGTGCCCGAGACCCCCACCACCCCCACGATCACCGCGGAGGCGAGATGA
- a CDS encoding GAF domain-containing protein, producing MPPRPETDPGMRAQISASWHRSAAHGVQVELAEAPITLPDDQLRAARDLHPLARVLPLLEDVLGPAVRGCDAVLAVGDADGQLLWVTGSSAAMGRAERIGFVPGSNWDERVTGTNAPGTALALGETVSVDQREHFRESVRGWSCVATPIHDPRTSQVLGVLDVTGGGSLIVPQTVAMIRAAARMAESELAGAAPAALTPQVRTGSVQLEALGRDEAILRGVDGRAVRLGARHSEIVVLLAAHPEGLTGEELATLVYPDDVRPATVRAELNRLRAVLGEDMVGSRPYRLLPSVSADWYAVAALLSAGDVEGALRAYRGRLLLRSQSPGVADLADELEWSLRAAVLASGRADLMAAWTRTAAGADDLEAWQAQAAALPARSPLHPMVAAQVARLDAALRAP from the coding sequence ATGCCCCCACGCCCCGAGACCGATCCCGGCATGCGTGCCCAGATCAGCGCCTCCTGGCACCGCTCCGCCGCCCACGGCGTGCAGGTCGAGCTGGCCGAGGCCCCCATCACGCTGCCCGACGACCAGCTGCGCGCCGCCCGCGACCTGCACCCGCTCGCGCGCGTGCTGCCGCTGCTGGAGGACGTGCTCGGCCCCGCGGTGCGCGGCTGCGACGCCGTGCTCGCGGTCGGCGACGCCGACGGGCAGCTGCTGTGGGTCACTGGCTCCTCGGCCGCGATGGGTCGGGCCGAGCGCATCGGGTTCGTGCCGGGCAGCAACTGGGACGAGCGGGTCACCGGCACCAACGCGCCCGGCACCGCGCTCGCGCTCGGCGAGACCGTCTCGGTCGACCAGCGGGAGCACTTCCGCGAGTCGGTGCGCGGCTGGAGCTGCGTGGCCACCCCGATCCACGACCCGCGCACCAGCCAGGTGCTCGGCGTCCTCGACGTCACCGGCGGCGGCTCGCTGATCGTGCCGCAGACCGTGGCGATGATCCGGGCGGCGGCCCGGATGGCCGAGTCCGAGCTGGCCGGCGCCGCCCCCGCCGCGCTGACCCCGCAGGTGCGCACCGGCAGCGTGCAGCTGGAGGCGCTGGGTCGCGACGAGGCGATCCTGCGCGGCGTCGATGGCCGCGCGGTGCGGCTGGGGGCGCGCCACAGCGAGATCGTCGTGCTGCTCGCCGCGCACCCCGAGGGCCTCACCGGCGAGGAGCTGGCGACCCTGGTCTATCCCGACGACGTGCGCCCCGCGACCGTGCGCGCCGAGCTCAACCGGCTCCGCGCGGTGCTCGGGGAGGACATGGTGGGCTCGCGGCCCTACCGCCTGCTGCCGAGCGTCTCCGCGGACTGGTACGCCGTCGCCGCCCTGCTCAGCGCCGGCGACGTCGAGGGCGCGCTGCGGGCCTACCGCGGGCGGCTGCTGCTGCGCTCGCAGTCGCCCGGGGTCGCCGACCTCGCCGACGAGCTGGAGTGGTCGCTGCGCGCGGCCGTGCTCGCCAGCGGCCGCGCCGACCTCATGGCGGCCTGGACCCGCACGGCCGCGGGCGCCGACGACCTCGAGGCCTGGCAGGCGCAGGCCGCGGCGCTGCCCGCGCGCTCCCCGTTGCACCCGATGGTCGCGGCGCAGGTGGCCCGGCTCGACGCCGCGCTGCGGGCGCCCTGA